A DNA window from Polyodon spathula isolate WHYD16114869_AA chromosome 18, ASM1765450v1, whole genome shotgun sequence contains the following coding sequences:
- the LOC121294129 gene encoding transmembrane protein 204-like, whose product MAIQKLVATAVAVALLSLILNNVAAFTPSWVFQALEDGRKRSVGLWKMCFVAERGREAGGPARQGQAGERQCQTLGWGTEYSGFQESRSTVKLQFDMMRACNMIATVALTAGQLIFLLGLVELPLITQDSQWWEEVIAALFQLASFALVIGLVTFYRIGPYTHLSWSCYVDIAACLLATLAAAMLIWNILHRREDCLTPRVIVISRSLATPFRPRLDNDYVESPF is encoded by the exons ATGGCCATTCAGAAGCTGGTGGCCACGGCGGTGGCAGTGGCCCTGCTGTCCCTGATCCTCAACAACGTGGCGGCTTTCACACCCAGCTGGGTGTTCCAGGCGCTGGAAGACGGGCGCAAGCGCAGTGTGGGGCTTTGGAAGATGTGCTTTGTAGCGGAGCGGGGCCGGGAGGCTGGGGGACCGGCACGGCAGGGCCAGGCAGGAGAGCGGCAGTGCCAGACTCTGGGCTGGGGGACAGAGTACTCTGGGTTTCAGGAGTCCAGAAGCACCGTCAAGT TGCAGTTTGACATGATGCGTGCCTGTAACATGATTGCCACCGTGGCCCTGACAGCTGGACAGCTCATCTTCCTGCTGGGCTTGGTGGAGCTGCCCCTCATCACCCAGGACTCCCAGTGGTGGGAAGAGGTCATAGCCGCCCTCTTCCAGCTAGCCA GCTTTGCTCTGGTGATAGGGCTGGTCACATTCTACCGCATAGGTCCCTACACACACCTCTCGTGGTCTTGCTATGTAGATATCGCTGCCTGCCTCCTGGCCACGCTGGCAGCCGCCATGCTGATCTGGAACATCCTGCACCGGCGGGAAGACTGCCTCACACCAAGGGTCATCGTCATCAGCCGCTCGCTGGCCACACCCTTCCGCCCACGCCTCGACAACGACTACGTTGAATCACCCTTCTGA